A portion of the Bdellovibrio bacteriovorus genome contains these proteins:
- a CDS encoding efflux RND transporter permease subunit, which translates to MTLSDLSIRKPVFAWMLMFGLIVFGAISFTRMGVSEMPDVEFPIIALTARYEGAAPEVMEADVVDPLEDVLISIQGIKNITSKSRVGVAEITLEFDLNRDIDAAFQDVQAKISQVQEMLPTGTDPITAMKIAISEFPIMWISVTSENMPLNDLMIFVKNDIRDRITTVPGVGNLWMPGYLEPNLRVWVKNEDLKRYALSVSDVVANIQAEHQEPPSGRTEYDKKEYSLRTLGEEKTVEGFSKLLINSRGGGPNFAPVPLNRVAKVEEGTVDVLQFARTNGDPAVGLGVVKQRGANAVSVAQAVKVRIAEIQKSLPEGTKIMVNFDGTKFVEESVHELILTLVLAALLTSLVCWMFIGSWSSTFNVLLAIPTSVLGSFIILYFANFTLNIFTLLGLSLAIGIVVDDAIMVLENIIRHREKGLKRRQAALVGAREITFAAMAASVSLVAIFLPIAFMEGIIGRFLFEFGVTLSAAVMISLLEALTLTPMRAAQFKGDIERTSRFGRFFEESFKRLRAFYLRTLTKSLNHRWKVVLASVVFFALSFMSAGLLRGEFQPAQDQSMLMIQMTNPPGTAITLTNERVKVVEDYLKSRSEVQSYFVAAGGFTGGETNSAMLFVELKPKGQRGVDEKTKKELSQQQFIEVVRTYLNEKLPEAKPQVQDPSTQGFGGGGGSGFPVEFTIQGPEWAELGKMAEKIMEEVKAKKVMTDVNSDLLTGAPEVQIVPNRQKASERGVQVAAIGAVVNAALGGAIAGSYEKGGHRYDIRVKMIEDGKSPKDRIMGLSVRNNRGELVPISSVVDIKENTVASSISRKNRERAISIFGNMGEGLSQQQSLTKAEEIAKSVLKEGYTFKLSGSAEEFTKSFVGLLIALVLGFVVAYMVLASQFNSFIDPFTVFVALPFSFSGAFLGLLIGNQSLNLFSMIGLILLMGIVKKNSILLVDFTNQVRDEEGKEVREALLEACPNRLRPILMTSIATIAGAVPAALSFGPGAEARQPMAIAVIGGVLVSTILTLYVVPSVYSLLSRFSHRHHEEAEEA; encoded by the coding sequence ATGACACTTTCTGATTTATCAATTCGTAAACCCGTCTTTGCCTGGATGTTGATGTTCGGGCTTATCGTTTTCGGAGCGATCAGCTTCACTCGCATGGGTGTCAGTGAAATGCCCGATGTTGAATTTCCGATCATCGCGTTGACCGCTCGGTATGAAGGGGCGGCCCCCGAGGTGATGGAAGCCGACGTCGTCGATCCTTTAGAAGACGTTCTTATCAGTATCCAAGGTATTAAAAATATCACTTCGAAATCTCGCGTGGGCGTCGCCGAAATCACTTTAGAGTTTGATTTAAATCGCGACATTGATGCGGCTTTCCAGGATGTGCAAGCTAAAATTTCGCAGGTCCAAGAAATGTTGCCGACCGGAACCGATCCGATCACGGCGATGAAGATTGCGATCTCTGAGTTTCCAATCATGTGGATTTCTGTGACCAGCGAAAATATGCCGCTGAATGATTTGATGATCTTTGTTAAAAACGACATCCGTGATCGTATTACGACTGTTCCGGGCGTGGGCAACTTATGGATGCCCGGATACTTAGAGCCGAATCTGCGCGTGTGGGTAAAAAACGAAGATCTTAAGCGCTATGCACTCTCGGTTTCTGATGTGGTGGCCAACATTCAAGCTGAACATCAAGAACCTCCTTCCGGCCGGACTGAGTACGATAAAAAAGAATATAGCTTGCGTACCTTAGGGGAAGAAAAAACGGTTGAAGGCTTTTCGAAGCTTTTAATTAATTCTCGCGGAGGCGGACCGAACTTTGCCCCCGTGCCTTTAAATCGCGTGGCCAAAGTTGAAGAAGGCACTGTCGACGTGCTGCAATTTGCTAGAACCAATGGCGATCCGGCCGTTGGCTTAGGAGTGGTCAAGCAGCGGGGGGCGAATGCGGTTTCTGTCGCGCAAGCGGTGAAAGTTCGTATTGCCGAAATTCAAAAATCACTGCCTGAAGGCACAAAAATCATGGTGAACTTTGACGGAACAAAATTCGTTGAAGAGTCTGTGCATGAACTGATCCTGACCCTGGTATTAGCGGCTCTATTGACGTCGCTGGTTTGTTGGATGTTCATCGGTTCTTGGTCTTCGACGTTTAACGTTTTGTTGGCAATTCCGACATCGGTCCTGGGAAGTTTTATCATTCTTTACTTTGCTAACTTCACACTAAATATCTTTACGTTGTTAGGGTTGAGCTTGGCCATCGGTATCGTCGTCGACGATGCGATCATGGTTTTAGAAAATATCATTCGTCATCGCGAAAAAGGTTTAAAGCGTCGTCAAGCCGCGCTGGTCGGCGCGCGCGAGATCACCTTTGCGGCGATGGCAGCCTCCGTTTCCCTTGTAGCGATCTTCTTACCGATCGCGTTCATGGAAGGTATCATCGGACGTTTCTTGTTTGAGTTCGGGGTGACGTTAAGTGCGGCGGTGATGATTTCATTGTTGGAAGCTTTAACATTAACCCCGATGCGTGCCGCACAGTTCAAAGGAGACATCGAACGTACCAGTCGTTTTGGTCGTTTCTTTGAAGAAAGTTTTAAACGTTTACGTGCGTTTTACTTGCGCACCTTAACGAAAAGCTTAAATCACCGCTGGAAAGTGGTACTCGCATCTGTTGTGTTCTTTGCTTTAAGTTTCATGTCGGCGGGGCTTCTGCGCGGAGAATTCCAACCAGCGCAAGATCAAAGTATGTTGATGATTCAAATGACCAATCCTCCGGGCACGGCGATCACTTTGACCAATGAGCGAGTCAAGGTCGTGGAAGACTACCTAAAAAGCCGTTCTGAAGTGCAGTCTTATTTTGTGGCCGCCGGTGGCTTCACGGGGGGTGAAACGAATTCCGCGATGCTGTTTGTCGAGTTAAAACCCAAAGGTCAACGTGGTGTGGATGAAAAAACAAAAAAAGAATTAAGCCAACAGCAATTTATCGAAGTGGTTCGTACTTACCTAAATGAAAAACTGCCCGAGGCCAAACCCCAGGTGCAGGATCCGTCCACCCAAGGTTTTGGCGGGGGTGGAGGCAGTGGTTTCCCGGTTGAATTTACAATTCAGGGACCAGAGTGGGCCGAGCTCGGCAAAATGGCCGAAAAGATCATGGAAGAGGTCAAAGCTAAGAAAGTCATGACCGATGTGAATTCAGATCTTTTAACGGGGGCCCCCGAAGTGCAAATCGTTCCGAATCGTCAAAAAGCCTCTGAGCGAGGGGTGCAAGTGGCGGCTATTGGCGCGGTGGTAAACGCGGCACTGGGCGGGGCGATCGCGGGCTCCTATGAAAAAGGCGGTCACCGTTATGATATTCGGGTCAAGATGATCGAAGATGGCAAATCACCAAAAGATCGCATCATGGGTCTTTCCGTGCGTAATAATCGCGGTGAGTTGGTACCAATATCGTCGGTTGTAGATATCAAAGAAAACACGGTGGCGTCGTCGATTTCAAGAAAAAATCGTGAGCGTGCGATTTCTATTTTCGGAAATATGGGGGAAGGATTAAGCCAGCAACAAAGTCTGACGAAAGCTGAAGAAATTGCGAAATCAGTTCTTAAAGAAGGTTACACATTTAAGCTGAGCGGTTCGGCCGAAGAATTCACAAAAAGCTTTGTGGGTCTTTTAATTGCGCTAGTGCTTGGATTTGTGGTTGCTTACATGGTGTTGGCTTCGCAGTTTAATAGCTTTATCGATCCATTCACGGTCTTTGTGGCCTTACCGTTTAGTTTCTCGGGTGCATTTTTGGGACTTTTGATCGGAAATCAGTCATTGAACTTATTCAGTATGATCGGTTTGATCTTATTGATGGGTATCGTGAAAAAGAATTCGATCTTACTTGTGGACTTTACGAATCAAGTGCGTGACGAGGAAGGTAAAGAGGTTCGCGAGGCCTTGCTAGAAGCCTGCCCGAATCGGCTTCGTCCGATCTTGATGACCTCGATTGCCACGATTGCTGGCGCGGTGCCTGCCGCTTTAAGTTTCGGCCCGGGGGCCGAGGCTCGTCAACCGATGGCGATTGCGGTGATCGGTGGGGTTTTGGTTTCAACGATCTTAACTCTGTATGTGGTGCCCAGCGTGTATAGTTTGTTATCTCGCTTTAGTCATCGTCATCACGAGGAAGCCGAAGAAGCATAA
- a CDS encoding TolC family protein — protein sequence MVFIIALFLSQSAHAIGLDQAVQSSLQKNEVVGQSKEQVVQVEELKKQATGSVLPTIALEGSYLIQPEVSDPIAAEFFPDRQTTANVSLNQPLFRGLREFAAIRRQNSLVAAQKQTFMVEVMALYQKVADSYMEVLSLEQDIRNIEAQRGIYQDRVKDLQARSRRGESSGNEAFQAQSTSAALDAEFQIQSGKLKTARENFAFLTGLPVDTKLDDVPENVVMTLQPLSDYLAKVEDRPDVKVKKQQTEASNEEVSFAKGAHWPTLDLTANYYLIRPEGFTEDLKWDVLLKMKLPLYEGGTTQSKVREAASKRAGADLALNEARRKAEAEIKSLHESLRLRADQIKYLKLSAELAEKNYKFLLRDSRRGLARSTDVQVGLTEYRGQKRAYDAARYQAQLERIRLDLASANIPSILTKELE from the coding sequence ATGGTTTTTATCATTGCCCTTTTTCTATCTCAATCTGCGCACGCCATTGGACTTGATCAAGCGGTTCAATCGTCGCTTCAAAAAAATGAAGTTGTTGGTCAAAGCAAAGAACAAGTCGTGCAAGTGGAAGAATTAAAAAAACAAGCTACCGGCTCGGTTTTGCCGACAATTGCTCTTGAGGGTAGTTATTTGATTCAGCCGGAGGTGTCTGACCCGATCGCGGCAGAGTTTTTTCCGGATCGGCAGACAACCGCCAATGTTTCTTTAAATCAACCCTTGTTCCGAGGGCTCAGAGAATTCGCGGCGATTCGTCGTCAGAATAGTTTGGTCGCTGCTCAAAAACAGACTTTCATGGTTGAGGTGATGGCGCTTTATCAAAAAGTGGCTGATAGCTACATGGAAGTACTGTCTTTAGAGCAAGACATCCGCAACATTGAAGCTCAGCGGGGAATCTATCAAGACCGGGTGAAAGATCTGCAAGCGCGGTCACGCCGTGGGGAGTCCAGTGGTAATGAGGCATTCCAAGCGCAATCGACATCGGCCGCATTAGATGCAGAATTTCAAATTCAATCGGGAAAATTAAAAACGGCGCGCGAAAACTTCGCGTTTTTAACTGGTTTGCCCGTGGATACGAAACTTGATGATGTGCCAGAAAATGTGGTGATGACTTTGCAACCGCTCTCTGACTATTTAGCAAAAGTTGAAGATCGTCCAGATGTAAAAGTAAAAAAACAGCAAACAGAAGCTTCTAATGAAGAGGTTTCTTTTGCGAAGGGTGCTCACTGGCCAACGTTGGATCTTACGGCCAATTATTATTTGATTCGTCCTGAAGGTTTTACCGAAGATCTTAAGTGGGATGTGCTTTTGAAAATGAAGTTGCCGCTTTACGAAGGCGGAACGACGCAATCGAAAGTACGTGAAGCGGCTTCGAAAAGAGCGGGCGCAGATTTAGCATTAAATGAAGCTCGTCGCAAAGCAGAAGCGGAAATCAAATCATTGCATGAGTCCTTACGCTTACGTGCGGATCAAATTAAATATCTAAAACTTTCGGCCGAACTGGCGGAAAAAAATTATAAATTTCTTTTGCGTGATTCTCGTCGTGGTTTAGCTCGCAGTACCGATGTGCAAGTGGGTTTAACCGAATACCGTGGCCAGAAACGCGCTTACGATGCTGCTCGCTATCAGGCGCAATTAGAACGCATTCGTCTTGATTTAGCATCGGCAAACATCCCTTCTATTTTGACTAAGGAACTGGAATAA
- a CDS encoding DoxX family protein: MKLFLRLLMGSFLVFAGVSHLTFARAEFLAQVPVWQPLDPDFVVVASGIVEILLGLSFLFLTKYKIYVGIVGALFFIAIFPGNINQYVYRIDAFGLNSDTSRLIRLFFQPVLVAWALWCTDAWVFLKAKFQK; encoded by the coding sequence ATGAAATTGTTTTTGCGGTTGTTGATGGGTTCCTTTTTGGTTTTTGCGGGGGTTAGCCACCTTACTTTTGCTCGGGCAGAGTTTTTGGCTCAAGTTCCGGTGTGGCAGCCTTTGGATCCGGATTTTGTTGTTGTGGCTTCGGGGATTGTTGAGATTTTGTTAGGGCTTAGTTTCTTGTTTCTGACTAAATACAAAATTTATGTGGGTATTGTGGGGGCTTTGTTCTTTATTGCTATTTTTCCCGGGAATATTAATCAGTATGTTTATCGGATTGATGCCTTTGGGTTGAATTCGGATACTTCTCGCTTGATTCGTCTTTTCTTTCAACCTGTCTTGGTGGCCTGGGCCCTTTGGTGTACCGATGCCTGGGTCTTCTTGAAAGCTAAATTCCAAAAATAA
- the rplL gene encoding 50S ribosomal protein L7/L12 encodes MSLSNDQLIEALSAKTVLEIAELVKQLEEKWGVSAAAPVAAAGAGPAAAVEEKTAFDVILVDAGANKINVIKEVRGLTGLGLAEAKALVEAGNKAVKEGATKEDAEKIKKALEAAGAKVTVK; translated from the coding sequence ATGTCTCTTTCTAACGATCAATTAATTGAAGCGTTGTCAGCGAAAACTGTTCTTGAAATCGCTGAACTTGTAAAACAACTTGAAGAAAAATGGGGCGTGTCTGCTGCTGCTCCTGTAGCTGCTGCTGGCGCAGGCCCTGCTGCTGCAGTTGAAGAAAAAACTGCTTTTGACGTTATCCTTGTTGACGCTGGCGCCAACAAAATCAACGTTATTAAAGAAGTTCGTGGCTTGACTGGTCTTGGTCTTGCTGAAGCAAAAGCCCTTGTTGAAGCTGGTAACAAAGCTGTTAAAGAAGGCGCGACTAAAGAAGACGCTGAGAAAATCAAAAAAGCTCTTGAAGCTGCGGGCGCGAAAGTTACTGTTAAGTAG
- the rplJ gene encoding 50S ribosomal protein L10, with the protein MITRADKEQEIKVITDKFSKAKGAFIVDFKGIKVEQVTSLRKKLNAADSEMKVVRNTLAKRAFKDHPAIDTAFANSMKGTNAIVFSYGEVNATAKALADFAKDVEILQIKTGVMDGEALDSNKIKFLATLPGKDQLRAQLLATFLASGSALARCLKAYGEKLGGGASTEAAPQA; encoded by the coding sequence ATGATCACTCGCGCAGATAAAGAGCAAGAGATTAAGGTTATTACTGATAAATTCAGTAAGGCTAAAGGAGCTTTCATCGTAGACTTCAAAGGTATCAAAGTTGAGCAAGTGACAAGCTTGCGCAAAAAATTGAATGCCGCTGATTCAGAGATGAAAGTTGTCCGCAACACTCTAGCTAAAAGAGCGTTCAAAGATCACCCGGCTATTGATACAGCATTTGCTAATTCAATGAAAGGTACTAACGCCATCGTATTCTCATACGGTGAAGTGAACGCAACGGCTAAAGCATTGGCTGATTTTGCTAAGGATGTTGAAATCCTTCAAATCAAAACTGGTGTAATGGACGGTGAAGCTTTGGATAGCAACAAGATTAAATTCTTGGCGACTCTTCCAGGCAAAGATCAACTTCGCGCGCAACTATTGGCTACGTTCTTGGCTTCAGGTTCTGCACTTGCAAGATGCTTGAAAGCTTATGGCGAAAAGCTTGGTGGCGGTGCTAGTACTGAAGCGGCTCCACAAGCATAG
- the rplA gene encoding 50S ribosomal protein L1, with translation MAGKKFEAASKKVDSSKKYSVDEAFKLAVAAAPAKFDESVDVAVRLGIDPKQSDQQVRGAISLPHGLGKDVKVVVFAKGPKEAEAKNAGADFVGADDLVAKIQGGWLDFDKCIATPDMMATVSKVAKILGPRGLMPNPKIGTVTMNVGEAVAAEKKGKLDFRVDKAGIVHASVGKKSMGDAKLRDNFMVLLSALVKAKPASSKGIYMRSISVASTMGPGVKIEPNAAAIAAGAATT, from the coding sequence ATGGCAGGAAAGAAATTCGAAGCAGCCTCTAAGAAGGTTGATTCTTCAAAAAAATACTCTGTTGATGAAGCTTTCAAATTGGCTGTAGCAGCTGCTCCAGCAAAATTTGACGAGTCCGTCGACGTAGCAGTTCGTTTAGGTATCGACCCTAAACAATCTGACCAACAAGTTCGTGGCGCGATCTCATTGCCTCACGGTCTTGGTAAAGATGTTAAAGTTGTCGTTTTCGCAAAAGGCCCGAAAGAAGCTGAAGCGAAAAATGCAGGTGCAGACTTCGTAGGCGCTGACGATCTTGTTGCTAAGATCCAAGGCGGCTGGTTGGATTTCGATAAATGTATCGCGACTCCAGACATGATGGCGACTGTTTCTAAAGTTGCTAAAATTCTTGGACCTCGTGGTTTGATGCCGAATCCAAAAATCGGTACTGTCACTATGAACGTGGGCGAAGCTGTAGCTGCTGAGAAAAAAGGTAAGCTAGACTTCCGCGTTGATAAAGCAGGTATCGTTCACGCTAGCGTTGGTAAGAAATCAATGGGCGATGCGAAACTTCGCGACAACTTCATGGTGTTGTTATCAGCACTTGTGAAAGCGAAACCAGCATCTTCTAAAGGTATCTACATGCGCTCTATCTCTGTAGCTTCAACTATGGGACCAGGCGTGAAAATTGAGCCAAACGCAGCAGCAATCGCAGCTGGCGCGGCGACAACGTAA
- the rplK gene encoding 50S ribosomal protein L11, translating to MAKKVTGMIKLQIPAGKANPAPPVGPALGQHGVNIMEFCKQFNARTQALGDSIIPIIITVYQDRSFTFITKTPPVSSLIKKALKLESGSKQPQKDKVGKINNEQIKTIATTKLPDLNCLKVESAMSQVAGTAKSMGIDIA from the coding sequence ATGGCAAAAAAAGTTACAGGAATGATCAAGCTGCAAATACCGGCAGGGAAAGCTAATCCAGCTCCTCCCGTTGGACCGGCACTTGGACAGCACGGGGTAAACATCATGGAATTCTGTAAGCAGTTCAATGCTCGTACGCAAGCATTGGGTGATAGTATTATCCCTATCATCATCACTGTTTACCAAGACAGATCGTTTACTTTCATCACGAAAACACCACCGGTGTCTTCTTTGATCAAAAAGGCGTTGAAATTGGAATCTGGTTCCAAGCAACCTCAAAAAGACAAAGTAGGCAAAATCAATAACGAACAAATCAAGACAATTGCGACAACGAAATTGCCTGATTTGAACTGCTTAAAAGTTGAATCTGCAATGTCACAAGTTGCTGGTACGGCTAAAAGCATGGGCATCGACATCGCATAA
- the nusG gene encoding transcription termination/antitermination protein NusG gives MDKKWYIVNVQTSCENTAKKAIEEKIKSNKMEEFFGEILIPAESVVELVKGQKQTKSRKFFPGYIFVQMFLNDETWHLVRNSSKVTGFVGGTKTRPPEVPEAEVLRVTQQMAGVSEKPKPKVKFAVGENVTVIDGPFSNFQGSVEEVNEDKAKLKVLVSIFGRPTPVELDYIQVEKN, from the coding sequence ATGGATAAAAAGTGGTACATCGTTAACGTTCAAACTAGCTGTGAAAACACGGCTAAAAAGGCCATCGAAGAAAAGATCAAATCCAATAAAATGGAAGAGTTCTTCGGAGAGATCTTGATCCCTGCGGAAAGCGTCGTGGAGCTCGTAAAAGGCCAAAAACAAACTAAATCACGTAAATTTTTCCCAGGTTATATCTTTGTTCAAATGTTCTTGAACGATGAAACTTGGCATTTGGTTCGTAATTCTTCCAAAGTGACTGGCTTCGTGGGTGGAACTAAAACTCGCCCTCCTGAAGTCCCAGAAGCTGAGGTTTTACGCGTTACGCAACAAATGGCAGGTGTTTCAGAGAAACCGAAACCAAAGGTCAAATTCGCTGTGGGAGAGAATGTAACCGTTATTGACGGTCCATTCAGCAACTTCCAGGGCTCTGTCGAAGAGGTTAACGAGGACAAAGCGAAGCTGAAGGTTCTTGTGAGCATCTTTGGTCGTCCGACCCCAGTAGAATTAGATTATATTCAGGTTGAAAAAAACTAA
- the secE gene encoding preprotein translocase subunit SecE — translation MDKANSKILTISFATAAILVALTTSLLIKAFAGAFGVVARMTDSDAVRHGFPIVLGLVVFSVLQFNPKVLAWGEEVVTEVRKIVWPSRKDVTAMTIACVIMVLISSVIISTFDLVSGFIINHLMK, via the coding sequence ATGGATAAGGCTAACTCTAAGATTTTGACAATCAGCTTTGCTACAGCAGCTATCTTGGTCGCTTTAACAACCTCTCTTCTGATCAAAGCTTTTGCCGGCGCTTTTGGTGTTGTTGCAAGAATGACGGATTCAGATGCTGTAAGACACGGATTCCCGATTGTTTTGGGACTTGTTGTTTTCTCGGTTCTTCAGTTCAATCCAAAAGTTTTGGCTTGGGGTGAAGAAGTAGTTACTGAGGTTCGCAAAATCGTATGGCCTTCTCGTAAAGACGTGACGGCAATGACTATCGCATGTGTGATCATGGTTCTTATTTCAAGCGTGATCATCAGCACATTCGACTTAGTTTCGGGTTTTATCATTAACCACCTTATGAAGTAG
- the tuf gene encoding elongation factor Tu, protein MSKEKFNRNKPHVNIGTIGHVDHGKTTLTAAITTTLAAAGKAQAMSYDQIDKSPEERERGITISTTHVEYETDKRHYAHVDCPGHADYVKNMITGAAQMDGAILVVSSADGPMPQTREHILLARQVGVPALVVFMNKVDMVDDKELLELVELEVRELLSKYEFPGDEIPIVKGSALKALEGDQSEIGRPSIMKLMDACDTYIPEPVRATDKTFLMPVEDVFSISGRGTVVTGRVERGIVKVGDEVEIVGIRPTQKTTVTGIEMFRKLLDEGQAGDNCGVLLRGTKKEDVERGQVLVKPGTVKPHKKFKAEAYILTKEEGGRHTPFFNGYRPQFYFRTTDVTGVCTLKAGTEMVMPGDRVEVSVELIAPIAMEKELRFAIREGGRTVGAGVVTEILE, encoded by the coding sequence ATGTCTAAAGAGAAATTTAACCGTAATAAGCCGCATGTGAACATCGGCACAATCGGTCACGTCGACCATGGTAAAACAACTTTGACTGCTGCGATCACTACTACTCTTGCAGCGGCTGGTAAAGCTCAAGCGATGTCTTACGATCAAATCGATAAGTCTCCAGAAGAGCGTGAGCGTGGTATCACCATCTCTACAACTCACGTTGAGTACGAAACTGACAAACGTCACTACGCTCACGTTGACTGCCCAGGCCATGCTGACTACGTAAAAAACATGATCACTGGTGCTGCTCAAATGGACGGCGCGATCCTAGTTGTTTCTTCAGCTGACGGTCCAATGCCACAAACTCGTGAACACATCCTTCTTGCTCGTCAAGTCGGTGTACCTGCTCTAGTTGTTTTCATGAACAAAGTAGACATGGTTGACGATAAAGAACTTCTTGAGCTTGTTGAGCTTGAAGTTCGCGAACTTCTTTCTAAATACGAATTCCCTGGTGACGAGATTCCAATCGTTAAAGGTTCAGCTTTGAAAGCTCTTGAAGGCGATCAATCTGAAATCGGTCGTCCATCTATCATGAAATTGATGGATGCTTGTGACACTTACATTCCAGAACCGGTTCGTGCTACTGACAAAACTTTCTTGATGCCAGTAGAGGACGTATTCTCTATCTCTGGTCGTGGTACAGTTGTTACTGGCCGTGTAGAGCGTGGTATCGTTAAAGTTGGTGACGAGGTTGAAATCGTAGGTATCCGTCCAACTCAAAAAACGACTGTGACTGGTATCGAAATGTTCCGTAAACTTCTTGACGAAGGTCAAGCAGGGGACAACTGCGGTGTTCTTCTTCGTGGTACTAAAAAAGAAGACGTTGAGCGTGGCCAAGTTCTTGTTAAACCAGGAACAGTAAAACCACACAAAAAATTCAAAGCTGAAGCCTACATCCTAACTAAAGAAGAAGGCGGACGTCATACTCCATTCTTCAATGGTTACCGTCCTCAGTTCTACTTCCGTACAACAGACGTAACTGGTGTTTGTACTTTGAAAGCTGGAACTGAAATGGTTATGCCTGGTGACCGCGTTGAGGTTTCTGTAGAGTTGATCGCTCCAATCGCAATGGAAAAAGAATTGCGTTTCGCGATCCGCGAAGGTGGCCGTACAGTTGGCGCCGGCGTAGTTACTGAGATCCTTGAGTAG
- a CDS encoding TrmH family RNA methyltransferase, with protein MKKNNSRFSSNNKSNQKSSRGPSQGGPRRGGGERALQNGGSRNENQIPRDWRVIIGTHAITEVLKVRPKQIKGMWLRQGWEDSAELRELNDLALAARVKIEVKASQVLEKFGSSVQGAAAFAEGAPEFDMQGLAELDTSIVLILDGIEDPHNLGAIVRTSWLTGVDGVLIPEDRAVGLSPIVHKVACGGVEHVPVEETTNFAKYAEELKEKGYWIFGLSPRGEKSIFDLKLPEKVVWAIGSEDKGMRVTTERLCDELVFIPQASASASYNASVATAMALTETLRQHASQHATRENTKKS; from the coding sequence ATGAAGAAAAATAACTCTCGATTTTCAAGCAATAATAAATCAAATCAAAAATCTTCGCGGGGGCCTTCTCAAGGGGGACCTCGTCGCGGTGGTGGTGAGCGCGCCCTCCAAAATGGTGGCAGTCGCAATGAAAATCAAATCCCGCGCGACTGGCGCGTGATCATCGGCACTCATGCAATCACGGAAGTTTTAAAAGTTCGTCCGAAACAAATCAAAGGCATGTGGTTACGTCAAGGGTGGGAAGACTCTGCAGAGTTGCGTGAACTCAATGATCTGGCACTGGCGGCGAGAGTGAAAATCGAAGTGAAAGCCTCCCAGGTTTTAGAAAAGTTTGGTTCTTCGGTCCAGGGAGCTGCGGCTTTTGCTGAGGGTGCGCCCGAGTTTGATATGCAAGGTCTAGCTGAGCTGGATACATCCATTGTTTTGATTTTGGACGGTATCGAAGATCCGCACAATTTAGGTGCAATCGTGAGAACTTCTTGGCTTACGGGAGTTGACGGTGTTTTGATTCCTGAGGATCGCGCGGTGGGTCTAAGTCCGATTGTGCATAAAGTGGCTTGCGGCGGGGTCGAACATGTCCCTGTTGAAGAGACTACGAACTTTGCTAAGTATGCGGAAGAACTTAAAGAAAAAGGGTATTGGATTTTCGGTCTGAGCCCCCGCGGAGAAAAATCCATCTTTGATTTGAAACTTCCCGAAAAAGTCGTCTGGGCGATCGGTTCCGAAGACAAGGGAATGCGTGTGACAACAGAGCGTCTGTGTGATGAGTTAGTGTTCATTCCGCAGGCAAGTGCCTCTGCAAGTTACAACGCTTCGGTAGCCACGGCGATGGCATTGACCGAGACGTTGCGACAGCATGCAAGTCAGCACGCGACGCGTGAGAACACAAAAAAATCGTAA
- the pyrF gene encoding orotidine-5'-phosphate decarboxylase, translating into MKKNLRAEPMRNPIILALDVDTRDQALKIADSLAEIVGGFKLGPRLCLRYGMDFVKEIAQRGPIFLDNKHFDIPSTMEAAVRASFDAGASLVTVHALSGHEALKRMAEVEKELSQKRPFKILAVTILTSWDQNSLPGNMKPQPIAQHVTELAGLVKASGLSSVVCSPHELDLLQNQDLYLVTPGIRFSMQDSGDQKRIMGPKEALRKGASALVVGRPILEAKDIKETATDFVMAVYEEK; encoded by the coding sequence ATGAAAAAGAACCTGCGCGCCGAGCCCATGAGAAATCCCATCATTCTTGCTTTGGATGTGGACACGCGAGATCAGGCTTTGAAAATCGCCGACAGCTTAGCGGAAATCGTGGGAGGTTTTAAACTCGGACCCCGTTTGTGCCTCCGTTATGGGATGGATTTCGTCAAAGAAATCGCCCAACGCGGGCCCATTTTTTTGGATAATAAACACTTCGATATTCCCTCGACAATGGAGGCCGCCGTTCGCGCCAGTTTCGATGCCGGAGCGTCGCTTGTGACCGTGCATGCCTTAAGCGGGCATGAGGCCTTAAAGCGCATGGCTGAGGTAGAAAAAGAACTTAGCCAAAAAAGACCCTTTAAAATTTTAGCCGTCACGATTCTGACTTCTTGGGATCAAAACTCGCTTCCTGGGAATATGAAACCTCAGCCGATTGCCCAGCATGTGACGGAGCTTGCGGGTTTAGTAAAGGCTTCGGGGTTGTCTAGCGTGGTTTGTTCTCCGCACGAGTTGGACCTTTTACAAAACCAGGATCTTTACCTTGTCACGCCGGGAATTCGCTTTAGTATGCAGGATTCTGGCGATCAAAAACGCATTATGGGTCCTAAAGAAGCTCTTCGCAAAGGGGCCTCGGCCCTGGTGGTTGGTCGTCCGATCCTTGAAGCAAAAGACATCAAGGAAACGGCAACTGATTTTGTGATGGCAGTGTATGAAGAAAAATAA